The Streptomyces sp. NBC_01142 genomic interval CCGGCACTCCTACGGGGACGCGGTCGACATCAACCCCCTCGAGAATCCGTACGTGGACGGCTCGGGAGGCGTCCACCCAGCAGCCGGAGCCCGCTATCTGGACCGCGACCGGCCCGTCAAGGGGATGATCGTGCCGGGTGACGTCATCATGACCGGTATGAACAGCGCCGGCTGGCAGTGGGGCGGTCGCTGGCAGCCGCCCGACTTTCAGCACTTCTCGGCCGACGGGACCTGAAGGCGAGGCCGACGGGAGGGGTGCCGTCCAGGGCGCGAACGGCAGCTTCCCTGTCAGCCGAGGTTCGACGGTGAGGCCACGACGTCACGGTGTCCGCCGCGGCGAATCCCAGAGGAATGCAGGGTTACGCGGTGGGGCGCGGACCGTACGCTGCGATGTCAGCGGGCCGTGCTTAGCTGGAAGTATGATCGATGACTTTCTGAACGGTGACCTGTCCGACGTCGAGGGGGCGCTCCGCAAGGCGGCCGCCGTCGAGATCATGCCGCGCTACCGGCAGCTCGCCGCGCACGAGATCGTCGAGAAGAGCGGCCCGCACGACCTGGTGACGATCGCCGACCGCAGCGCCGAGGAACACCTCACGGCATCCCTGACCGCTCTGCTGCCCGGCTCGGTGGTGGTCGGTGAGGAGGCGGTGCACGCCGATCCGTCCGTCTACGAGGCGTTGCAGGGCGACGCGCCGGTGTGGATCGTGGATCCGGTCGACGGCACCCGGCAGTTCGTCCGCGGCGAGCCCGGGTTCTGCACGCTCGTCGCCCTTGCCCACCATGGTGAGCTGTTCGCCTCATGGACGTATGCGCCGGTCCTCGAGGAAATGGCCGTCGCGGTACGAGGCGGTGGCGCCCGGCTCAATGGCGAGCCGATACGGGCGGGTTCGCCCGCGCCCGGGGCGGACCTCGAGATTGCGATGTCCCACCCGGACTACACGACCCCGGACCAGAAGCGCGCGTTGCTCGGCCTGAACGTGCCCGGGGTGCGGGCGCGGCCCTGCGGTTCGGCGGGTCTGGAGTATCTGAGCGTTGCCCGGGGCGAGTTGGACGCGGTGGCCTTCTCCTGGGAGCTGGCTTGGGACCACGCGGCGGGCCTGCTCCTGGTCACGGAGGCGGGAGGGGCGCACGTCACGCTGGCGGGGGAGCCGTTCCGCATCGGGGGCGGCAATGCGCTGCCGTTCACGGCGGCGAGGGACGGGGCGACGGCGCGACGGGTACGGGCGCTGCTGCAGGGGTGAAAATGCCCCCAGGGGTTGCGTGGGGGCCGGCGCCCCCACACCCCCCCCGGCGCTCCGGCGGCTTTGCCCCGCCCCACACGGGCTGGCCTGCCCCTGTGTGGCGTTGCGCTGGGGAGGGGCCGTGGAGGGTCGTCCCCGCAGGGATTGGCGGCAAAACCCGGCCCACGAAAACGGGACCCTGTATGCCGCCGACCCCGAGGAGTCGAGCCCGGAGGGGCACCGGAACCCGCACCAAACAGGACCCCGCACCACAGGCCCGAGCCACCCGCGCCCGCACCACGCAGGACCCCGCACCACAGGCCCCGGCCACACCCACCCGCACCCGACAGGCGCCCGCGCCACGGGCCCGAGCCGGACGCACCCGCACCACGCAGGAACCCGAGCCACAGGCCCGAGCCACACCCACCCGCACCCGACAGGCGCCCGCACCACAGGCCCGAGCGACACCCGCCCGCACCGGACAGGCGCCCGCACCGGGTCGGGAGGCCGCCCGGCCACAGGCGCCCGCACCGAACAGGACCCCGCACCACGGGCCCGAGCCACCCGCACCCGACGGGAGACCGCGCCCCGCGCCGCACGCACCCGCCCCCCATCCCCGCCCCCTCCGCCCGCGACGCGGAATATCCTGGGGTTCTTGGCCATCGGCTGACAAAGGAGTCCGAAGGTGCCGTCGATGCTCGATGCCGTCGTCGTAGGGGCGGGACCCAACGGACTGACCGCCGCCGTCGAACTGGCCCGCCGCGGCTACTCAGTGGCCGTGTACGAGGCCATGGAGACCGTGGGCGGGGGTGCGAGAACGGAAGAGCTCACCCTCCCCGGCTTCCGCCACGACCCCTGTTCCGCCGTCCACCCGCTGGCCATCGGCTCCCCCGCCTTCTCCGCCATGCCGCTCGAGCGGCACGGCCTGGAGTGGCTGCACCCCGAGCTGCCGCTCGCCCACCCTTTCCCCGACGGCACGGCCGCGGTGCTGAGCCGTTCGGTCGGCGAGAGCGCCATGTCCTTGGGGGCCGGTGACGCAGGGGCGTACCGCCGCCTCGTCGCGCCCTACCTCGGCCACTGGGACACCTTCGCCGCGGACTTCCTGCGCACGCCCTGGGACGGGCTGCCGCGCGACCCGTACCGCTTCGCCCGCTTCGGACTGACCGCGCTCCAGCCCGCCACGTGGCTCTCCCGCCGATTCCGGGGCGAGCGGGCCCGCGGCCTGTTCGCCGGGCTTGCCGCCCATGCCATCGCACCCCTCAGCGGACTCGCCACCGGCGGGATCGCCCTGATGTTCGCGCTCGCCGCTCATGAGAAGGGCTGGCCGTTGCCGCGCGGCGGTTCGCAGGCGATCTCCGACGCCCTCGCCTCGTATCTGCGCGAACAGGGCGGCACCCTCCACACGGGCGCGGAGGTGAAGCGGCTGGACGAGCTGCCCCCGGCTCGCGCGTACATCTTCGACACCTCGCCGGCCGCGCTCGCCCGGATCGCCGGTCTGGGCCAGGCGTACCAGCACTACCGGTACGGCGCGTCCGCCTTCAAGATCGACTATGCCCTGTCGGGCCCGATGCCGTGGACCGCGAAGGAGGCCCGCGCCGCCGGGACGGTGCACATCGGCCCCACCGCCGGTGAGATCGATGCGGCCCTGCGGGCAGCCGTCTCGGGCCGCGACCCCCAGGTGCCCTTCCTGATCACCGCGCAGCCGAGCGTGATCGACCCGTCCAGGGCCCCTGCCGGCAAGCATGTCCTGTGGGTGTACGGCCACGTCCCGGCCGGCTGGGACGGCGATGCGACCGAGGTCATCGAGCGGCAGCTGGAGCGGTTCGCCCCCGGATTCCGCGACCTCGTGCTGGCACGTGCCGTCGCGGGTCCGCCCCAACTGGCCGTGCGCAACGCCAATTACGTCGGCGGCGACATCGCGTGCGGAGCCTTCGCCGGGCTTCAGACGCTGATCCGCCCCAAGCTCGCCCGCGTCCCGTACGCGACCGCGCACCCCGCCGTCTTCATCTGCTCCTCCGCGACCCCGCCGGGCCCTGGCGTGCACGGGATGTCGGGCCACCATGCGGCGAAGGCGGTCTGGCGCAGTCTGCGGAGGGTGAAGTCATGATCGAGATCACCCTCGTACGCGGCGACATCACTCGGCAGCACGTCGACGCGATCGTCAACGCAGCCAACTCCTCGCTGCTCGGCGGCGGTGGCGTCGACGGTGCGATCCACCGCCGGGGCGGGCCCGAGATCCTGGCGGAGTGCCGGGCGCTGCGTGCCTCGCACTACGGCAAGGGACTCGCCACCGGGCAGGCCGTCGCCACCACGGCGGGCCGGCTCGACGCCCGGCAGGTGATCCACACCGTCGGACCCGTCTGGTCGCGGAAGGAGGACCGGTCCGCGCTCCTCGCCTCCTGCTACCGCGAATCGCTGCGCGTGGCCGCCGAGTCGGGGGCCGAGACCGTCGCCTTCCCGGCCATCTCGACCGGTATCTATGGCTGGCCGATGGACGACGGCGCGCGCATCGCGATCCGTACGGTGCGCGAGGCAGCCGCCGCGCCGGTCACCGAGGTACGGTTCGTGCTCTTCGACGAGAATGCGTACCAGGTGTTCGAGGCGGCCCTGGCCGAGCACGGTTGATGTCGTTTTCTCGCTAGCCCTGCCCTCTCGCGTGTCCGATGCTTGAGCCATGCACACCGACACCGAGCGCTGCGTACGCGCAGTTCAGTCGAAGGACGCCCGCTTCGACGGCTGGTTCTTCACGGCCGTGGTGACCACGCGGATCTACTGCCGCCCCAGCTGCCCGGCCGTGCCGCCGAAGGTCGAGAACATGACCTTCCACCCCAGCGCCGCCGCCTGCCAGCAGGCCGGATTCCGTGCCTGCAAGCGCTGCCGGCCCGACACCAGCCCCGGCTCGCCGGAGTGGAACGCCCGCGCCGACGCCGTCGCCCGCGCCATGCGCCTCATCCGGGACGGGGTCGTCGACCGCGAAGGCGTACCCGGGCTGGCCGCCCGCCTCGGCTACTCCACCCGGCAGATCGAACGGCAGCTCCTGGCAGAGCTGGGCGCGGGCCCGCTCGCCCTGGCCCGCGCCCAGCGCGCCCAGACCGCACGTCTGCTCATCGAAACCACCGGGCTCCCCATGGCGGACGTCGCCTTCGCGGCCGGATTCTCCTCCATCCGCACCTTCAACGACACCGTTCGGGAGGTCTTCGCGCTCGCCCCGAGCGAGCTGCGCACCCGCGCCGCGCGCAGCCGCACCACACGCTCCCGCACCACACGTGGCAGCACCGCGTCGCCGCAGACCCCCGGCGTGATCGCGCTGCGGCTGCCGTACCGCGCGCCGCTCAACCCCAGCAACCTCTTCGGGCATCTCGCCGCGACCGGCGTCCCCGGTGTCGAGGAGTGGCGGGACGGGGCGTACCGGCGGACGCTCAGCCTGCCGTACGGGCACGGCATCGTGGCCCTCACCCCACAGCCCGACCACATCGCCTGCCGGCTCTCCCTCACCGACCCGCGCGACCTGACCATCGCGATCAGCCGCTGCCGCTGGATGCTCGACCTGGACGCGGACCCGGAGGCCGTCGACGACCAGCTGCGTACGGATCCGCTCCTCGCCCCCCTCGTCGACAAGGCCCCGGGCAGGCGGGTGCCGCGCACCGTCGACGCCGCGGAGTTCGCCGTACGGGCGGTGCTCGGCCAGCAGGTCTCCACGGCCGCCGCCCGCACCCACGCCGGCCGGCTCGTCACCGCACACGGCACACCGGTCGGTGACCCGGAGGGCGGCCTGACCCACCTCTTTCCCTCCTCAGAGGCGCTGGCCGCACTGGACCCCGAGGCCCTGGCGCTGCCCCGCAGCCGCCGCACCACACTCACCACGCTGGTCGGGTCGCTGGCCGACGGCTCGCTCAGGCTCGACCCGGGCAGCGACTGGGACCGGGCGCGCGCCCAGCTGACCGCGCTGCCCGGCTTCGGCCCCTGGACCGTCGAGGTCATCGCTATGCGCGCCCTCGGCGATCCCGATGTTTTCCTGCCCGGTGACCTCGGAGTCCGGCGTGCGGCGGCGGAGCTCGGACTGCCGTCGACCCCGGCCGCTCTCACCGCGAGCGCCGCGGCCTGGCGGCCCTGGCGCGCCTACGCCGTCCAGTATCTCTGGGCCACCGACGATCACGCCATCAACCACCTCCCGGTATAAGGAAGTTCACTCATGATCAGGCAGCACACGGTCGTCGACAGCCCCTACGGCCCGCTGACCCTCGTGGCCACCGGCGGCGTGCTGAGCGGCCTCTACATGGTCCAGCAGCGCCACCGCCCGGCGGAGGAGACCTTCGGCGTACCGGACCCCGCGCCGTTCGGTGAGACGATCCGCCAGCTCGATGCGTACTTCGCCGGCGAGCTCACGGAGTTCGACCTGCCGATGCGGCTCGACGGCACGTCCTTCCAGCAAGGAGTCTGGGGCCTGCTGCGGCAGATCCCGTACGGCGAGACACGCACCTACGGCGAGCTGGCCGCAGCGCTCGGCAGCCCCGCCGCCTCCCGCGCGGTGGGGCTGGCCAACGGCAAGAACCCGATCGGGATCATCGTCCCCTGCCACCGGGTCATCGGATCGACGGGCAGCCTCATCGGCTACGGCGGGGGACTCGACCGCAAGCAGCGGTTGCTGGCGCATGAGCGCGGGGTGCCCGACGAGGCGCTGTTCTGAACCCGCCGTGCCACCGGCCCCGCGCCTCCGCATCGCATCCCACGGTGCCCGCACCGGCCACCGCGCCCTGCGCGCCGGTGCCGCCGGGTTTCCCGGCCCCGGTCCTCAACCGCCGGACGGGCCGGAAGCAAGCCGGCTCAGCAGCTCCGGCAGCGCTGTGCCGATCGGCTCGCGGACGACTTCCGCGGCGTGTTCGTCGTACGGCGTCGGTTCGGCGTTCACGACGATCAGCCGCGCCCCGTGCTCCGCCGCGATGCCGGCCAGCGAGGCGGCGGGCTGCACCTGAAGGGTCGTACCGACCGCGATGAAGATCTCGCTGGCCTTCGCGATCGCCGTCGCCTCACCCAGCACCACCGGGTCGAGACGCTCCCCGAACATCACCGTCGCCGACTTCAGGATTCCGCCGCACACCTGGCACGGAGGGTCCTCCTCGCCCGCCTCGACGCGTTCCAGTGCCTCCGCCATCGACGAGCGGGCGTGGCAGCGGGTGCAGGTCACTGCCCGTGCGGTGCCGTGGAGTTCGAGGACCTTGCGGTCGGGCATGCCCCCGAGCTGGTGCAGTCCGTCGACGTTCTGGGTGAGCACCCGCACGGCGACGCCGTCCCGCCGGTCCAGCTCGGCGACGGCGCGATGCGCGGCGTTCGGTTCGGCGCGCCAGGTGGTGCT includes:
- a CDS encoding inositol monophosphatase family protein, whose product is MIDDFLNGDLSDVEGALRKAAAVEIMPRYRQLAAHEIVEKSGPHDLVTIADRSAEEHLTASLTALLPGSVVVGEEAVHADPSVYEALQGDAPVWIVDPVDGTRQFVRGEPGFCTLVALAHHGELFASWTYAPVLEEMAVAVRGGGARLNGEPIRAGSPAPGADLEIAMSHPDYTTPDQKRALLGLNVPGVRARPCGSAGLEYLSVARGELDAVAFSWELAWDHAAGLLLVTEAGGAHVTLAGEPFRIGGGNALPFTAARDGATARRVRALLQG
- a CDS encoding NAD(P)/FAD-dependent oxidoreductase produces the protein MPSMLDAVVVGAGPNGLTAAVELARRGYSVAVYEAMETVGGGARTEELTLPGFRHDPCSAVHPLAIGSPAFSAMPLERHGLEWLHPELPLAHPFPDGTAAVLSRSVGESAMSLGAGDAGAYRRLVAPYLGHWDTFAADFLRTPWDGLPRDPYRFARFGLTALQPATWLSRRFRGERARGLFAGLAAHAIAPLSGLATGGIALMFALAAHEKGWPLPRGGSQAISDALASYLREQGGTLHTGAEVKRLDELPPARAYIFDTSPAALARIAGLGQAYQHYRYGASAFKIDYALSGPMPWTAKEARAAGTVHIGPTAGEIDAALRAAVSGRDPQVPFLITAQPSVIDPSRAPAGKHVLWVYGHVPAGWDGDATEVIERQLERFAPGFRDLVLARAVAGPPQLAVRNANYVGGDIACGAFAGLQTLIRPKLARVPYATAHPAVFICSSATPPGPGVHGMSGHHAAKAVWRSLRRVKS
- a CDS encoding O-acetyl-ADP-ribose deacetylase; this translates as MIEITLVRGDITRQHVDAIVNAANSSLLGGGGVDGAIHRRGGPEILAECRALRASHYGKGLATGQAVATTAGRLDARQVIHTVGPVWSRKEDRSALLASCYRESLRVAAESGAETVAFPAISTGIYGWPMDDGARIAIRTVREAAAAPVTEVRFVLFDENAYQVFEAALAEHG
- a CDS encoding DNA-3-methyladenine glycosylase 2, translated to MHTDTERCVRAVQSKDARFDGWFFTAVVTTRIYCRPSCPAVPPKVENMTFHPSAAACQQAGFRACKRCRPDTSPGSPEWNARADAVARAMRLIRDGVVDREGVPGLAARLGYSTRQIERQLLAELGAGPLALARAQRAQTARLLIETTGLPMADVAFAAGFSSIRTFNDTVREVFALAPSELRTRAARSRTTRSRTTRGSTASPQTPGVIALRLPYRAPLNPSNLFGHLAATGVPGVEEWRDGAYRRTLSLPYGHGIVALTPQPDHIACRLSLTDPRDLTIAISRCRWMLDLDADPEAVDDQLRTDPLLAPLVDKAPGRRVPRTVDAAEFAVRAVLGQQVSTAAARTHAGRLVTAHGTPVGDPEGGLTHLFPSSEALAALDPEALALPRSRRTTLTTLVGSLADGSLRLDPGSDWDRARAQLTALPGFGPWTVEVIAMRALGDPDVFLPGDLGVRRAAAELGLPSTPAALTASAAAWRPWRAYAVQYLWATDDHAINHLPV
- a CDS encoding methylated-DNA--[protein]-cysteine S-methyltransferase, which codes for MIRQHTVVDSPYGPLTLVATGGVLSGLYMVQQRHRPAEETFGVPDPAPFGETIRQLDAYFAGELTEFDLPMRLDGTSFQQGVWGLLRQIPYGETRTYGELAAALGSPAASRAVGLANGKNPIGIIVPCHRVIGSTGSLIGYGGGLDRKQRLLAHERGVPDEALF
- a CDS encoding Sir2 family NAD-dependent protein deacetylase; amino-acid sequence: MTLVAILSGAGISTDSGIPDYRGPKGLWRRDPEAEKLVTYDFYMGDPEIRRRSWQMRRNSTTWRAEPNAAHRAVAELDRRDGVAVRVLTQNVDGLHQLGGMPDRKVLELHGTARAVTCTRCHARSSMAEALERVEAGEEDPPCQVCGGILKSATVMFGERLDPVVLGEATAIAKASEIFIAVGTTLQVQPAASLAGIAAEHGARLIVVNAEPTPYDEHAAEVVREPIGTALPELLSRLASGPSGG